A part of Chanos chanos chromosome 9, fChaCha1.1, whole genome shotgun sequence genomic DNA contains:
- the LOC115820783 gene encoding vitellogenin-like has protein sequence MRAAVLALTIALVASQQASLVPEFGAGRTYVYRYDALVLGGLPEEGLARTGVKVNSKVLISAVAENVYLLKLMDPQIYEYSGIWPRDPFIPAAKLTTALAAQLLMPIKFEYANGVVGRVFAPAGVSATVLNLHRGILNILQLNLKRTQNVYELQEAGVQGICKTHYVISEDAKAQHIVVTKSKDLTDCQERIIKDIGLAYLEKCSECQKKGKSLTGTATYNYVMKPTATGALITEATVEELHQFAPFNAANGAAQMEAKQTLAFVEIDKTPILPIKADYLARGSLQYEFATEILQTPIQLLRISNAQAQIVEILQHLVAHNVDQVHDDAPLKFIQLIQLFRVSTIENAKAIWDQFKNKPAYRHWILDAIPAVGNSAALTFIKEKFLAGELTTAEFAQALLASVHMVVADRDAVHLYSNLALHHKIKEYPVLREAAMLGYGTMIAKYCAAVPTCPAELLRPIHEIAAEAIAKADIPQITLALKALGNAGHPASLKTIQKILPGFGSAAATLPVRVHIDAILALRAIAKKEPRQIQDVALQLFMDKALHPEVRMVSYIALFETKPSVALLNTVAGALKKETNMQLVSFVHSYMKSMTRSIAPDMAPVGAACNLAIKTLSPKLDRLNMFYSKAFYLDTYLTPFMAGAAGGAFLINDAATILPRAVVAKARAYLAGAAADVLEVGVRTEGLQEALLKSPAADVNADRITRMRHTLKALTDWEALPKNEPLGSIYIKFFGQEVAFANIDKTIVEQAKQLAIGVHAHEKLRNALTALQSGVAFHYAKPMLAGEVRRILPTAAGLPMELSTYTAAVAAATVNVQAVMNPPLPEKIHFDQLLKTDIQLQAEVKPSAVLQTFAVMGVNTALIQAALMARGKIFGIVPAKFSARANFPKGNFKFEALPVTTPDHVAAVRYETFAVARNIEDVAAERITPIIPAVAEEQTQQQSNEIFNSQMSGSYMRVAAPIRKNLCGTIPYMGIKACLEATTSNTGIIRKAPYLNLFGQHVAFVSVLPAEGPAVERVEIEIQTGPKAAEKLLRRINIAEEGIPEAKTILMKLREIVEAGLRNNTYSSSSSSSSSQARNEDQAISISSSQSSSSSSSSQMVEDEVYKYPFKKFHKNQYLQSVGISRARSSGSRAASIEAIQRQNQYLGDTIPPSFAIIFRIVRTDRTVFGYQVAGYMDKAIKRVQVILSSLAANDNWRMSIDGVLLSKYKVAANVAWGADGKEYGAVIKAETGILGPSPAVRVELEWLKLPTLVTTYAKRLTEYIPRGAAMGGFTVAKAANSERQIEFSVALPTKETIDIILRIPRMTISKLGVSLPFALPIERDGSLPEDIVDSVQNMLYEATSAQCSMIKNKMTTFNHRRYKSDVPLSCYQVLAQDCTPELKFMVLMKKDELSEQDHINVKISDIDVDLYPMGSEVLVKVNGVEVPASNLPYQHPSGTVWIKQKTGALSLYAPSHGLQEVQYSKDGWKIQVVDWMKGQTCGVCGKADGEIRQEFRTPSGYLTKSPVSFAHSWVLPAESCRDANQCRMRLESVKLEKQMIVDGQESKCYSVEPVLRCLPGCYPVRTSLVNVGYHCLPTDSNLNQSEGFNSAYKKSVDLRDTAEAHVACRCTEQCT, from the exons ATGAGAGCTGCTGTGCTTGCACTGACCATAGCCCTTGTGG cGAGTCAACAGGCTAGCCTTG TACCTGAATTTGGTGCTGGTAGGACCTACGTGTACAGGTATGATGCTCTGGTCTTGGGTGGTCTGCCTGAAGAGGGCCTGGCCAGAACTGGAGTGAAAGTCAACAGCAAGGTCCTCATCAGTGCTGTGGCTGAGAATGTCTACCTGCTGAAG CTCATGGATCCTCAGATCTACGAATACAGCGGCATCTGGCCCAGGGATCCTTTCATCCCTGCTGCAAAGCTCACCACAGCACTGGCTGCTCAGCTACTTATGCCCATCAAGTTTGAGTATGCTAATGGTGTGGTAGGCAGAGTGTTTGCCCCAGCCGGAGTCTCTGCCACAGTCCTCAATTTACACAGAGGTATCCTAAACATCCTTCAACTCAACCTCAAGAGGACCCAGAATGTCTACGAACTGCAGGAG GCTGGAGTTCAGGGAATATGTAAGACCCACTATGTGATCAGTGAAGACGCAAAGGCACAGCACATTGTTGTTACCAAGTCCAAAGATTTGACCGACTGCCAGGAGAGAATCATCAAAGACATTGGCTTGGCATATCTAGAGAAATGTTCTGAGTGCCAGAAG AAAGGAAAGAGCCTGACAGGAACTGCAACCTACAACTATGTAATGAAGCCCACTGCAACTGGTGCTCTAATCACTGAAGCTACTGTTGAAGAACTTCATCAATTTGCACCTTTCAATGCTGCTAATGGAGCTGCCCAGATGGAGGCCAA aCAAACCTTGGCCTTTGTTGAGATCGATAAGACCCCTATTTTACCCATCAAGGCTGATTATCTGGCTCGTGGATCCCTCCAGTATGAATTTGCCACTGAGATTCTGCAAACTCCAATTCAGCTCCTCAGGATTAGCAATGCACAAGCTCAG ATTGTGGAGATTCTGCAACATCTTGTTGCCCACAATGTGGATCAGGTCCATGACGATGCTCCTCTGAAATTCATTCAACTTATTCAATTATTCCGTGTTTCCACCATTGAGAATGCTAAGGCCATTTGGGATCAGTTCAAGAACAAACCAGCTTACAG GCACTGGATTCTGGATGCCATCCCTGCTGTTGGAAACTCAGCCGCTTTGACGTTCATCAAGGAAAAATTCCTGGCTGGTGAGCTCACCACTGCGGAGTTTGCTCAGGCCCTCCTCGCGTCTGTGCACATGGTCGTCGCTGATCGAGATGCTGTTCATCTCTATTCT AACCTGGCCCTGCACCATAAAATAAAGGAATACCCAGTTCTGCGTGAAGCTGCCATGCTAGGATATGGTACAATGATTGCCAAGTATTGTGCTGCAGTTCCGACCTGTCCTGCTGAGCTTCTGAGG CCCATCCATGAAATTGCTGCAGAAGCAATTGCGAAGGCTGACATTCCTCAAATCACCCTTGCTCTCAAAGCTCTGGGCAATGCAGGCCATCCTGCCAGTTTAAAGACAATTCAGAAGATTCTACCTGGGTTTGGATCTGCGGCTGCTACATTGCCTGTCAGGGTCCACATTGatgccattttggctctgagGGCCATTGCTAAAAAGGAACCCAGACAG ATCCAAGATGTGGCCCTGCAACTCTTCATGGACAAGGCTCTCCACCCAGAAGTGCGCATGGTCTCCTATATTGCTCTCTTTGAAACCAAGCCTTCAGTGGCTCTTCTTAACACTGTTGCTGGGGCCTTGAAGAAGGAGACCAATATGCAGCTGGTGAGCTTTGTCCACTCTTACATGAAGTCCATGACCAGGAGCATTGCCCCAGACATGGCACCTGT GGGTGCTGCTTGCAATTTGGCCATCAAGACCTTAAGCCCCAAACTGGACAGACTGAACATGTTTTACAGCAAAGCCTTCTATCTGGATACCTATCTGA CTCCCTTCATGGCTGGTGCAGCTGGAGGTGCTTTCCTCATCAATGATGCTGCCACCATCTTGCCCCGAGCTGTTGTGGCCAAAGCTCGTGCATACCTTGCTGGAGCCGCTGCAGATGTTCTTGAG GTTGGTGTGAGAACAGAAGGTCTTCAGGAAGCTCTTCTGAAAAGTCCTGCCGCTGATGTCAACGCTGACAGAATCACAAGGATGAGACATACACTGAAAGCT TTGACAGACTGGGAGGCATTGCCCAAAAATGAGCCACTGGGATCCATTTATATCAAATTCTTTGGACAAGAGGTGGCTTTTGCAAACATTGACAAAACCATCGTTGAACAGGCAAAACAG CTTGCCATTGGAGTCCATGCACACGAAAAATTGAGGAATGCCCTGACAGCACTTCAGTCTGGAGTAGCCTTCCACTATGCTAAGCCTATGCTGGCAGGTGAAGTTCGGCGCATCTTGCCTACAGCTGCTGGTCTGCCCATGGAGTTGAGCACATatactgctgctgttgctgctgccaCCGTCAATG ttCAGGCAGTTATGAATCCACCCCTCCCAGAAAAAATCCACTTTGATCAGCTGCTGAAAACAGATATTCAACTACAGGCTGAAGTCAAACCAAG tgctgtcCTGCAGACATTTGCTGTAATGGGAGTGAATACTGCCTTGATTCAGGCTGCTCTTATGGCTAGAGGAAAAATCTTTGGTATTGTGCCTGCAAAATTCTCCGCTAGAGCCAATTTTCCCAAAGGCAACTTCAAGTTTGAAGCCCTGCCCGTTACAACACCTGACCATGTTGCAGCTGTGCG CTATGAGACTTTTGCTGTGGCCAGGAACATTGAAGATGTTGCTGCTGAGAGGATCACACCTATAATACCTGCAGTAGCAGAAgagcaaacacaacaacagtctaATGAGATTTTCAACTCCCAAATGTCAGGCTCCTAT ATGAGAGTTGCAGCTCCGATTCGCAAGAACTTGTGCGGTACTATTCCATATATGGGTATCAAGGCATGCCTTGAGGCCACCACAAGCAACACAGGCATCATCCGGAAAGCTCCCTACCTCAACCTGTTTGGACAGCATGTAGcttttgtttcagtgttacCAG CTGAAGGTCCAGCcgtggagagagtggagattGAGATACAAACTGGCCCCAAGGCGGCTGAGAAGCTCTTAAGACGAATCAACATTGCTGAGGAGGGCATACCAGAGGCAAAAACCATCTTGATGAAACTTAGGGAGATTGTGGAGGCTGGCCTGAGGAACAACACCTACAGCTCAAGCAGTTCCTCTAGTTCTTCCCAAGCTAGGAATGAAGATCAAGCTATTAGCATAAGCAGCTCACAgagctcctccagctcctctagCTCCCAGATGGTTGAG GATGAGGTCTACAAGTACCCTTTCAAGAAATTCCATAAGAATCAG TACCTACAGTCTGTGGGAATCTCCAGGGCTAGGAGCAGTGGAAGTAGAGCAGCAAGCATTGAGGCTATTCAGAGACAG aaccaGTACCTTGGAGATACCATTCCTCCTTCCTTTGCCATTATCTTCCGCATTGTGAGAACTGACCGCACAGTGTTTGGATACCAGGTTGCAGGCTACATGGACAAGGCTATTAAAAGAGTACAGGTCATCCTGTCCTCTCTTGCTGCAAATGACAACTGGAGGATGAGCATCGATGGTGTCCTTCTGAGCAAGTACAAAGTCGCT GCCAATGTTGCCTGGGGTGCTGATGGTAAGGAATACGGTGCAGTCATCAAGGCTGAGACTGGAATCCTTGGCCCAAGCCCTGCTGTTCGTGTGGAGCTGGAGTGGCTGAAACTTCCCACACTTGTTACCACCTATGCAAAGAG GCTGACTGAATATATCCCTCGAGGAGCTGCCATGGGTGGATTCACTGTGGCTAAAGCCgcaaacagtgagagacagatcGAGTTCTCTGTGGCTTTACCCACCAAGGAGACCATTGATATCATTCTGAGGATCCCACGG ATGACAATATCCAAACTGGGCGTGTCTCTCCCATTTGCCCTGCCTATTGAAAGAGATGGTAGTCTACCTGAGGACATTGTTGACTCAGTCCAAAACATGCTATATGAAGCCACCTCAG CTCAGTGCAGCATGATCAAAAACAAGATGACCACATTCAATCACAGAAGGTACAAGAGTGATGTACCGCTTTCCTGCTACCAAGTATTGGCTCAGGATTGTACTCCAGAGCTTAAATTCATGGTTCTGATGAAGAAGGATGAGCTTTCTGAACAAGATCACATCAATGTGAAGATTTCTGACAT CGACGTTGACCTTTATCCCATGGGCAGTGAAGTGCTGGTGAAAGTTAACGGAGTGGAAGTTCCTGCTTCCAATCTCCCATACCAACATCCCTCAG GCACAGTTTGGATCAAACAGAAAACTGGTGCTCTGTCACTCTATGCTCCCAGCCATGGTCTTCAGGAAGTGCAGTATTCCAAAGATGGATGGAAG aTTCAAGTTGTGGACTGGATGAAAGGACAGACTTGTGGAGTCTGTGGAAAAGCTGATGGTGAAATCAGACAGGAGTTCCGCACACCAAGTGGTTACCTGACCAAGAGCCCAGTTAGCTTTGCACACTCCTGGGTGCTTCCTGCCGAAAGCTGTCGTGACGCAAACC AGTGTCGCATGAGGCTTGAATCTGTGAAGCTGGAGAAGCAGATGATTGTGGATGGCCAGGAATCTAAATGCTACTCTGTGGAGCCTGTGCTGCGTTGCCTGCCTGGATGTTACCCAGTGAGGACCAGTCTTGTCAATGTTGGATACCACTGCTTACCTACTG ACTCCAACTTGAATCAATCTGAGGGTTTTAACAGCGCCTACAAGAAGAGTGTTGACCTGAGAGATACTGCAGAAGCTCATGTGGCCTGTCGCTGCACTGAGCAATGTACTTGA
- the LOC115820699 gene encoding afadin- and alpha-actinin-binding protein-like, with product MHPVPLSRNSYSNFCTFCTEENVSECILYINQELSSLGFAVICNELHRIRELDVVAVLNNIYSLLQLHRHALRTVEDLEMEQVKLSSDLDYQQLTNSRLKDQLELARKENNKLYEKARQLEMTIKTLQTCLKNEKEEAQKLQSIIASRATQYSHDMKRKEREFSKLKERLNHLLTDRKDKKQGIDVLNYIGRSDGRRGHWKTVKTEAKHEGEMYKTLLNDFDNRQRELMVENVELKKVLQQMKKEMVGILSPKKRDQRGGKQEDGPDQQTGSDEEEVCDPGKETPGMSCEHAREKLTNSIRQQWRKLKSHVEKLDNQASMVQVGDKDGEEVISKQTHEEEMEMLKMEIQQCKDFIQMQQQLMQQQLNTPCDEETAALLNDCYVLEEKERLKEEWRTFQEQRRTFEMERKSFTEAAIRLGRERKAFEEDRATWLKHQFLNMTFADHMRDVKKDSKTNGALSDCK from the exons ATGCATCCTGTCCCATTGTCCCGGAATTCCTACAGTAATTTTTGTACTTTCTGTACAGAGGAGAATGTGTCAGAATGCATTTTGTACATTAATCAG GAATTGTCCTCTCTGGGGTTCGCAGTGATCTGCAATGAGTTACATAGGATCAGGGAGCTGGATGTTGTAGCTGTGCTGAACAACATTTATAGTCTGCTGCAGCTGCATCGCCATGCCCTTCGAACAGTGGAGGACTTGGAGATGGAGCAAGTCAAACTGAGCAGTGACCTAGATTATCAGCAACTCACCAACTCTAGACTTAAG GACCAGCTTGAACTTGCCagaaaggaaaataataaactGTATGAGAAGGCGCGTCAGCTGGAAATGACCATCAAGACTTTACAAACTTGTCTAAAAAATGAGAAGGAAGAG GCACAGAAATTGCAGAGTATAATTGCAAGCCGTGCCACGCAGTACAGCCACgatatgaagagaaaagagagagaattcagtaaACTTAAAGAGCGTCTAAATCACTTACTGACTGACAGAAAGGATAAAAAACAAG GAATCGACGTATTAAACTACATTGGTAGATCCGATGGGAGGAGAGGGCATTGGAAAACCGTGAAGACTGAGGCTAA acatgagGGTGAAATGTACAAAACTTTGCTCAATGACTTTGACAATCGTCAGAGGGAGCTGATGGTAGAAAATGTAGAGTTAAAGAAAGTGCtccaacaaatgaaaaaagaaatggtcGGCATTTTAAGCCCAAAAAAGCGTGATCAAAGAGGCGGGAAACAGGAAGACGGTCCAGATCAG CAGACAGGCTCTGATGAAGAGGAAGTGTGCGACCCGGGCAAAGAAACCCCAGGCATGTCATGCGAGCACGCTCGGGAAAAACTCACCAACAGCATCCGTCAGCAGTGGAGGAAGCTCAAAAGTCACGTGGAGAAACTAGACAATCAAG CGTCCATGGTGCAGGTTGGAGATAAGGACGGTGAGGAGGTGATCTCCAAGCAGACCCatgaggaagagatggaaatgCTCAAGATGGAGATCCAGCAGTGCAAAGATTTCATTCAAATGCAGCAGCAACTCATGCAG CAACAGCTCAATACCCCCTGTGATGAAGAAACTGCCGCTCTTCTAAATGACTGCTACGTGCTGGAGGAGAAGGAGCGCCTTAAGGAGGAGTGGAGGACTTTTCAGGAGCAGAGAAGAACCTTcgagatggagaggaagagttTCACAGAGGCAGCCATACGACTAGGGCGTGAG AGAAAAGCATTTGAGGAAGATCGAGCAACTTGGCTGAAGCATCAGTTTCTGAACATGACATTCGCAGATCACATGAGGGATGTAAAGAAAGATTCAAAGACTAACGGTGCCTTATCAGATTGTAAGTGA